In a single window of the Micrococcaceae bacterium Sec5.7 genome:
- the obgE gene encoding GTPase ObgE produces the protein MASFVDRVVLHVSGGTGGHGCVSVHREKFKPLGGPDGGNGGDGGDVILRVDAQTTTLLDYHHAPHRHATNGGSGMGDWRGGKAGETLILPVPDGTVVKSKDGKVLADLVGVGAEYIAAAGGLGGLGNASLSSQKRRAPGFALLGIEGDARDIVLELKSIADIALVGFPSAGKSSLIAAMSAARPKIADYPFTTLIPNLGVVQAGEVRYTIADVPGLIEGASEGKGLGHNFLRHVERCAALVHVLDCGTLESDRDPLADLAIIEAELEKYAVDMSYAGADGEVVPLNHRPRLVALNKVDLPDGKDMAEFVRPELESRGYRVFEISATSHEGLRQLGFAMAEIVQAARDALAAAPPKVHPPVLRPRAVNESGFKIRREEKNLEPLFRVLGDKPVRWVKQTDFTNEEAIGYLADRLAKLGIENELFKQGATPGDTVVIGEDDGVVFDWEPTMMAGAELLAAPRGTDVRFADIGDRPTRGQKRDEQVERREAKAAARAELEAERKAGIWTESVSGRRAAAPVKESGLDAEDDE, from the coding sequence GTGGCGAGCTTTGTAGACCGGGTAGTACTGCACGTATCCGGCGGTACCGGCGGCCACGGCTGTGTCTCTGTCCACCGTGAAAAGTTCAAGCCTCTGGGCGGCCCGGATGGCGGCAACGGCGGCGACGGCGGCGACGTCATCCTGCGCGTTGATGCACAGACAACCACGCTGCTCGACTACCACCACGCCCCGCACCGTCATGCCACCAACGGTGGATCCGGCATGGGTGACTGGCGCGGCGGCAAGGCCGGCGAAACCCTCATTTTGCCTGTACCGGACGGAACTGTGGTCAAGAGCAAGGACGGCAAGGTCCTTGCAGACCTCGTGGGCGTAGGCGCCGAGTACATCGCGGCAGCCGGCGGTCTGGGCGGTCTGGGTAACGCGTCCCTCTCATCACAGAAGCGGCGTGCGCCCGGATTCGCGCTTCTGGGCATTGAAGGCGATGCCCGCGACATCGTCCTGGAACTGAAGTCCATCGCAGACATCGCCCTTGTGGGCTTCCCGTCAGCCGGCAAGTCCAGCCTGATCGCTGCCATGTCTGCTGCGCGGCCCAAGATAGCTGACTACCCGTTCACCACGCTCATCCCCAACCTCGGCGTTGTCCAGGCCGGTGAGGTCCGCTACACCATCGCCGACGTCCCCGGCCTGATCGAGGGCGCCAGCGAGGGCAAGGGCCTTGGCCACAACTTCCTGCGCCATGTGGAGCGTTGCGCCGCGCTGGTTCACGTACTTGACTGCGGCACTCTGGAATCGGACCGCGATCCGCTCGCTGACCTGGCCATCATCGAAGCTGAGCTTGAGAAGTACGCCGTGGACATGAGCTACGCGGGAGCCGATGGAGAGGTTGTCCCGCTCAACCACCGTCCCCGGCTCGTCGCCCTGAACAAGGTGGACCTGCCTGACGGCAAGGACATGGCCGAATTCGTGCGCCCGGAGCTGGAATCACGCGGATACCGTGTCTTTGAAATCTCCGCCACGAGCCACGAAGGGCTGCGCCAGCTGGGCTTCGCCATGGCCGAAATTGTGCAGGCTGCCCGCGACGCCCTTGCTGCAGCGCCGCCCAAGGTGCACCCGCCGGTGCTGCGCCCCCGCGCGGTCAACGAGTCAGGATTCAAGATCCGCCGGGAAGAAAAGAACCTCGAGCCGCTGTTCCGGGTTCTGGGCGACAAGCCGGTCCGCTGGGTCAAGCAGACCGACTTCACCAACGAGGAAGCTATCGGCTACCTTGCGGACCGTCTTGCCAAGCTGGGCATCGAGAACGAACTGTTCAAGCAGGGTGCCACACCGGGCGACACCGTGGTGATCGGTGAGGACGACGGCGTGGTCTTCGACTGGGAGCCCACCATGATGGCGGGCGCCGAACTGCTTGCGGCGCCGCGTGGGACCGACGTCCGGTTTGCCGACATTGGTGACCGTCCCACCCGCGGGCAGAAGCGCGACGAGCAGGTGGAGCGCCGCGAGGCCAAGGCTGCCGCGCGTGCCGAGCTGGAAGCGGAGCGCAAGGCCGGCATCTGGACCGAATCCGTCAGCGGACGCCGGGCCGCTGCGCCGGTCAAGGAGAGTGGACTGGACGCAGAAGATGACGAGTAA
- the rpmA gene encoding 50S ribosomal protein L27: protein MAHKKGASSTRNGRDSNAQYLGVKRFGGQVVSAGEIIVRQRGTHFHPGAGVGRGGDDTLFALAAGAVQFGTRRGRRVVNIVTAAAAE, encoded by the coding sequence ATGGCACATAAAAAAGGCGCGAGTTCCACTCGCAACGGTCGTGACTCCAACGCCCAGTACCTCGGCGTCAAGCGTTTCGGTGGGCAGGTGGTTTCCGCAGGCGAGATCATCGTCCGCCAGCGTGGCACCCACTTCCACCCGGGCGCCGGCGTTGGACGTGGCGGAGACGACACCCTGTTCGCACTTGCAGCAGGCGCGGTCCAGTTCGGCACCCGCCGTGGCCGCCGCGTGGTCAACATCGTTACTGCTGCAGCTGCAGAGTAA
- the rplU gene encoding 50S ribosomal protein L21, with product MVYAIVRAGGRQEKVSVGDFVTLNRVPGGAGSTFELPALLLVDGDKVISAAADLAKVTVTAEILQDLRGPKIVIQKFKNKTGYKKRQGHRQELTKVKITGIK from the coding sequence GTGGTGTACGCGATTGTCCGCGCAGGCGGCCGCCAAGAGAAGGTTTCCGTTGGAGACTTCGTTACCCTTAACCGCGTCCCCGGTGGAGCCGGCAGCACCTTTGAGCTGCCCGCCCTGCTCCTGGTAGACGGTGACAAAGTCATCTCCGCCGCTGCGGACCTGGCCAAGGTAACTGTTACGGCTGAGATCCTTCAGGACCTTCGTGGTCCGAAGATCGTCATCCAGAAGTTCAAGAACAAGACCGGTTACAAGAAGCGCCAGGGTCACCGTCAGGAACTGACCAAGGTCAAGATCACCGGTATCAAGTAA
- a CDS encoding bifunctional hydroxymethylpyrimidine kinase/phosphomethylpyrimidine kinase, whose product MSPLSSTTFLPAAELAPELNPEATPATSPAGVRVLRDVPRVLTIAGSDPSGGAGIQADLKSIAANGGYGMAAITALTAQNTQGVRAVHVPPAAFLTQQLDAISDDISVDAVKIGMLGDAQVIAAVRSWLEKVRPAVVVLDPVMVATSGDRLLHETAEAALRALLPLADLITPNLAELAMLLGVGQAVSWPEALEQGTRLAAETGATVLVKGGHLDAGDCPDALVNTAGLLSQEVVVVPGERVPTRNSHGTGCSLSSAMATAQARLGDWEASLRAVKPWLEGALRTSGELEVGAGNGPIHHFHMTPLARTGVPRLLREGGFAELLRAAASADLEAIYRLEFIRHLAAGTLAEKHFAYYLAQDAIYLNGYSRVLARASALAPSEAEQLFWARSAQQCLEVESELHRSWLSTRTVESTLGPVTKSYVDHLLAASASGSYAVLVAAVLPCFWLYAEVGETLHAEFLASGAPAGHPYSEWLRTYADEGFAEATRQAISIADAAGRAGSEAERAAMTLAFRQSCGFEVDFFDAPRHYA is encoded by the coding sequence ATGTCTCCTTTGTCCTCCACAACGTTTCTGCCAGCCGCCGAGCTGGCTCCTGAGCTAAATCCTGAGGCAACTCCGGCAACCAGCCCTGCCGGAGTCCGGGTACTCCGCGATGTGCCGCGGGTCCTGACCATTGCGGGCTCGGACCCGTCCGGCGGAGCAGGGATCCAGGCGGACCTCAAAAGCATTGCGGCCAACGGCGGCTACGGAATGGCAGCCATCACGGCGCTCACGGCGCAGAATACCCAGGGGGTCCGCGCCGTCCATGTGCCGCCGGCCGCATTTCTGACCCAGCAGCTGGACGCCATCAGCGACGACATCAGCGTGGACGCCGTCAAAATCGGCATGCTCGGGGATGCCCAGGTGATTGCCGCCGTCCGGAGCTGGCTGGAGAAAGTGCGTCCCGCCGTCGTGGTTCTGGATCCTGTAATGGTGGCCACGAGCGGTGACCGGCTCCTGCATGAGACCGCTGAAGCTGCCCTGCGGGCGCTGCTGCCGCTGGCTGATCTGATCACCCCCAACCTTGCTGAACTCGCCATGCTGCTTGGAGTGGGCCAGGCGGTCAGCTGGCCGGAGGCGCTCGAACAAGGCACGCGGCTGGCAGCCGAAACCGGTGCCACGGTGCTGGTCAAAGGGGGACATCTCGACGCCGGCGACTGCCCGGACGCGCTCGTCAACACCGCGGGGCTGCTGTCGCAGGAAGTGGTGGTGGTGCCAGGCGAGCGGGTTCCCACCCGCAACAGCCACGGAACCGGATGCTCGCTGTCGTCAGCCATGGCCACCGCCCAGGCCAGGCTGGGGGACTGGGAGGCGTCACTGCGTGCGGTGAAGCCCTGGCTGGAAGGGGCCCTGAGAACATCAGGGGAGCTGGAGGTGGGCGCCGGCAACGGACCGATCCATCACTTCCATATGACTCCCCTCGCCCGGACCGGAGTGCCACGCCTCCTGAGGGAAGGCGGTTTCGCGGAACTCCTCCGCGCAGCGGCCTCTGCGGACCTGGAGGCCATCTACCGTCTTGAATTCATCCGCCACCTTGCTGCCGGCACGTTGGCCGAAAAGCATTTCGCCTATTACCTTGCCCAGGATGCCATCTACCTCAACGGCTACTCGCGGGTGCTGGCACGGGCGAGCGCCCTGGCACCTAGTGAAGCCGAGCAGCTTTTCTGGGCCCGCTCCGCCCAGCAGTGCCTTGAGGTGGAATCCGAGCTCCACCGCAGCTGGCTCAGCACGCGCACGGTGGAATCCACACTGGGGCCTGTGACCAAGTCCTATGTGGACCATTTGCTGGCGGCTTCGGCATCCGGCAGCTACGCAGTGCTTGTGGCGGCCGTCCTCCCGTGCTTCTGGCTGTATGCGGAAGTGGGTGAAACCCTGCATGCGGAGTTCCTTGCGTCGGGGGCACCGGCAGGCCACCCGTACTCAGAGTGGCTGCGCACCTACGCGGACGAGGGCTTTGCCGAGGCGACCCGGCAGGCCATCAGCATCGCCGATGCGGCGGGGCGGGCGGGATCGGAGGCCGAGCGTGCCGCAATGACTCTGGCGTTCCGGCAGTCATGCGGCTTCGAAGTGGACTTCTTCGACGCGCCGCGCCATTACGCCTGA
- a CDS encoding Rne/Rng family ribonuclease — MDNDQIVTVNEEATAAETPEAPKKTTRTRRKAVPKAKAAEADASEAAAPAMTEAPGSVEAVPASDETAPEAKAPVRRSRSRKRTDTAEPLPVFAEDTAAGAEPAASEAAASKPAAEAAADEAPAAAGAPADAEADAPEAPTKPVRRRRVAKAKAVEVAPEETPEGVADAPAVEAAVAESAAGGAGTEAPESAGETPAETLSPFGSLFMEPASAASVLFQAPDLSTVARPVAAIPATPAVVEETENAENTDDGEPDDADGTRRRRGRGRRGRSRTTDRGLDADTNTEASDESAADDAEDSPGEAGDGVTSRRRRRRRRGDQDLELTGGGDDDPPNTVTRVRAPRAVSEPAVNDRVTSVKGSTRLEAKKQRRRESRDTGRRRTVITEAEFLARRESVDRQMIVRQRDDRIQIGVMEDGVLAEHFVSKTQQDSLIGNVYLGKVQNVLPSMEAAFVDIGRGRNAVLYAGEVNWDAATLEGKQRRIENALKSGDTVLVQVTKDPVGHKGARLTSQISLPGRYLVYVPGGSMTGISRKLPDVERNRLKRILKDRLPEHAGVIVRTAAEGASEEELTHDINRLRAQWEGIESQSTSTKVLSPELLYGEPDLTIKVVRDVFNEDFSKLIVSGEEAWDTIEAYVTYVAPDLVGRLEKWTKDQDIFSAWRIDEQIHKALDRKVFLPSGGSLVIDRTEAMTVVDVNTGKFTGSGGNLEETVTKNNLEAAEEVVRQLRLRDIGGIIVIDFIDMVLESNRDLVLRRMVECLGRDRTKHQVAEVTSLGLVQMTRKRMGTGLLEVFGEQCETCAGRGIVTHDEPVEHRRANTVAAEHHVQRADSYRSDSNRADSNRSDSNRSDSNRADSQPAGRTDRKRRRGKGGQASADVAQAAPIQEHPAHPEPTDAERHAKAEATRAALANIAAAAHAAHLHDDDAHAAAAATERVAVEPLESASAGRPAAVLTFGGEQVVLPFVEYAGDNPQAAALTLDRLAEAFAHLGEPAAATERPATAGRPATAVERPLAAGRADADRYEDHTAVQSTTRRPRRNRSASRAQGAANETSVEQHETVHATAAGHSHESKAPAAAARRTAKGTAPSKKVAANEPIILGVGVPASEL, encoded by the coding sequence ATGGATAATGACCAGATTGTAACCGTTAACGAAGAAGCAACGGCTGCGGAAACTCCCGAAGCTCCGAAAAAGACCACCCGGACCCGGCGCAAGGCGGTGCCCAAGGCCAAAGCGGCAGAGGCCGACGCCAGCGAGGCAGCTGCCCCCGCCATGACGGAGGCTCCCGGTTCAGTCGAAGCCGTTCCGGCATCTGACGAAACAGCACCGGAAGCCAAAGCCCCGGTCCGCCGTAGCCGGTCGCGGAAAAGGACCGACACCGCTGAGCCGCTGCCGGTTTTTGCTGAAGACACTGCTGCTGGTGCCGAGCCCGCAGCTTCCGAAGCTGCTGCCTCCAAGCCCGCTGCTGAGGCTGCCGCCGACGAAGCACCGGCAGCTGCCGGTGCACCCGCTGATGCAGAAGCCGATGCCCCTGAGGCACCCACCAAGCCCGTCCGCCGTCGTCGCGTTGCCAAGGCGAAGGCTGTCGAGGTGGCTCCCGAGGAAACTCCGGAGGGAGTTGCCGACGCTCCGGCAGTTGAGGCTGCAGTGGCTGAGTCCGCAGCAGGGGGAGCCGGCACCGAAGCGCCTGAATCAGCCGGGGAGACTCCCGCCGAAACGTTGAGCCCGTTCGGATCGCTTTTTATGGAACCGGCTTCGGCCGCCTCAGTACTGTTCCAGGCACCGGATTTGAGCACAGTGGCCCGACCCGTGGCCGCCATCCCCGCCACTCCCGCTGTTGTGGAGGAAACCGAGAACGCCGAAAACACCGACGACGGCGAGCCCGACGACGCCGATGGCACCCGCCGGCGCCGCGGCCGTGGACGCCGCGGCCGCAGCCGCACTACTGACCGCGGGCTCGACGCCGATACCAATACCGAAGCCTCTGATGAAAGTGCCGCGGACGACGCCGAGGATTCCCCCGGTGAGGCAGGGGACGGCGTAACTTCCCGGCGTCGCCGTCGCCGCCGCCGTGGCGACCAGGATCTTGAACTTACCGGAGGCGGGGATGACGATCCGCCCAACACCGTGACCCGCGTCCGGGCCCCCCGCGCGGTCAGCGAGCCGGCCGTCAACGACCGCGTCACAAGCGTCAAGGGCTCCACCCGCCTTGAGGCCAAGAAGCAGCGCCGCCGCGAATCCCGCGACACCGGACGCCGCCGCACGGTAATCACTGAAGCCGAGTTCCTTGCCCGGCGCGAGTCCGTGGACCGGCAGATGATCGTCCGTCAGCGCGATGACAGAATTCAGATCGGCGTTATGGAGGACGGCGTTCTGGCGGAGCACTTTGTCTCCAAGACCCAGCAGGACTCCCTGATCGGCAACGTGTACCTGGGCAAGGTCCAGAACGTGCTGCCGTCCATGGAAGCCGCTTTTGTTGACATCGGACGTGGCCGCAACGCTGTCCTGTACGCGGGCGAAGTCAACTGGGACGCGGCAACGCTGGAAGGCAAGCAGCGGCGGATCGAGAACGCGCTGAAGTCCGGGGACACGGTCCTGGTGCAGGTCACCAAGGATCCGGTGGGCCACAAGGGCGCGCGCCTGACCAGCCAGATTTCGCTGCCCGGCCGCTACCTGGTGTACGTGCCCGGCGGGTCCATGACCGGCATCTCACGCAAGCTTCCCGACGTCGAACGCAACCGTCTCAAGCGGATCCTCAAGGACCGTTTGCCGGAGCATGCGGGAGTTATTGTCCGCACGGCCGCCGAGGGTGCCTCCGAGGAAGAGCTGACACATGACATCAACCGTCTCCGCGCACAGTGGGAAGGCATCGAGAGCCAGTCCACTTCCACCAAAGTCCTCTCCCCGGAGCTCCTGTACGGCGAACCGGACCTCACCATCAAGGTGGTCCGCGACGTCTTCAACGAGGACTTTTCCAAACTGATCGTCTCCGGCGAGGAGGCCTGGGACACCATCGAGGCCTACGTCACCTATGTGGCCCCGGACCTGGTTGGCCGGCTGGAAAAGTGGACCAAGGACCAGGATATTTTCTCGGCCTGGCGCATTGATGAGCAGATCCACAAGGCCTTGGACCGGAAGGTGTTCCTGCCCTCCGGCGGTTCACTGGTCATTGACCGCACGGAGGCCATGACAGTGGTTGACGTCAACACCGGCAAGTTCACCGGCAGCGGCGGCAACCTCGAAGAAACCGTGACCAAGAACAACCTCGAAGCCGCCGAGGAAGTCGTGCGCCAGCTGAGGCTGCGCGATATCGGCGGAATCATCGTCATCGACTTCATCGACATGGTGCTGGAGTCCAACCGCGACCTGGTGCTGCGCCGCATGGTGGAGTGCCTGGGCCGGGACCGGACCAAGCACCAGGTTGCCGAAGTCACTTCGCTTGGTCTCGTCCAGATGACCCGCAAGCGCATGGGCACCGGACTGCTCGAGGTCTTCGGCGAGCAGTGTGAGACCTGTGCCGGTCGCGGAATCGTAACCCACGACGAGCCCGTGGAGCACCGCCGCGCCAACACTGTGGCGGCCGAACACCACGTCCAGCGGGCCGACAGCTACCGGAGCGACAGCAACCGGGCCGACAGCAACCGGAGCGACAGTAACCGGAGCGACAGCAACCGGGCCGACAGCCAGCCAGCTGGCCGTACGGACCGGAAGCGCCGTCGGGGCAAGGGCGGGCAGGCTTCTGCCGATGTTGCCCAGGCAGCGCCTATCCAGGAGCACCCGGCCCACCCGGAGCCCACAGACGCAGAACGCCATGCCAAGGCAGAGGCCACACGCGCGGCGCTGGCCAACATTGCAGCCGCGGCACACGCTGCGCATCTGCATGACGACGACGCCCACGCAGCGGCAGCCGCCACCGAGCGGGTGGCGGTGGAACCTCTGGAATCTGCTTCCGCCGGCCGTCCTGCTGCCGTGCTGACGTTTGGTGGCGAGCAGGTGGTGCTTCCGTTCGTCGAATATGCAGGGGACAACCCGCAGGCGGCGGCACTCACGCTGGACCGCCTGGCCGAAGCATTCGCTCACTTGGGCGAGCCTGCGGCCGCAACTGAGCGTCCTGCAACTGCTGGCCGTCCCGCAACTGCCGTGGAGCGTCCTCTGGCAGCCGGCCGCGCGGACGCCGACCGTTACGAGGACCACACAGCGGTCCAGTCCACAACCCGCCGGCCGCGCCGCAACCGGAGCGCCAGCCGCGCCCAGGGTGCGGCCAATGAAACGTCCGTGGAACAGCATGAGACGGTCCATGCGACGGCCGCAGGTCACTCGCACGAGTCCAAGGCACCTGCGGCGGCCGCCAGGCGAACTGCCAAGGGAACTGCTCCGTCCAAGAAGGTTGCGGCCAATGAGCCCATCATTCTTGGCGTAGGTGTTCCTGCATCCGAACTCTGA
- a CDS encoding vitamin K epoxide reductase family protein, whose amino-acid sequence MPSISPATGAESAKAAVNESGPLQAVSGSAGPAMARNRPFGWLLVVAGVIGWLASGSLVLEKLEVLKDPNHATICDVNPWISCGQVMQTWQSSVFGFPNMFIGIVAFAVIITTGMGLLAGATFARWYWLGLQAGVTLGFAFVVWLWSQALYEIHILCPFCMIVWAAMIPLFVWVTVRNVTQGVLPVPAPAARILGDSGWIITALLYVAVIATIFFAFIQVFVGTSGF is encoded by the coding sequence ATGCCCAGCATCTCCCCCGCCACCGGCGCGGAATCAGCCAAAGCAGCTGTGAATGAGTCCGGACCTCTGCAGGCCGTTTCCGGATCCGCCGGGCCAGCCATGGCACGCAACCGGCCCTTCGGCTGGCTTCTGGTCGTCGCCGGAGTAATTGGCTGGCTGGCCTCCGGATCCCTGGTGCTCGAGAAGCTTGAAGTCCTCAAGGATCCGAACCACGCCACCATCTGCGACGTCAATCCGTGGATATCCTGTGGCCAGGTAATGCAGACGTGGCAGAGTTCCGTCTTTGGTTTCCCCAACATGTTCATCGGCATCGTGGCTTTTGCCGTGATTATCACCACCGGCATGGGTCTCTTGGCAGGAGCAACCTTTGCCCGCTGGTACTGGCTGGGGCTTCAGGCGGGAGTGACACTCGGCTTCGCCTTCGTGGTGTGGCTGTGGTCCCAGGCCCTGTATGAGATCCACATTCTGTGCCCTTTCTGCATGATTGTCTGGGCTGCCATGATTCCTCTCTTCGTCTGGGTCACTGTCCGCAACGTCACGCAGGGGGTCCTCCCCGTCCCGGCCCCCGCAGCGCGGATCCTGGGTGATTCCGGCTGGATCATCACTGCGCTGCTCTACGTGGCTGTGATCGCCACCATTTTCTTCGCGTTCATCCAGGTGTTCGTCGGCACGTCCGGCTTCTGA
- the ndk gene encoding nucleoside-diphosphate kinase codes for MSIERTLVLIKPDGVARNLGGTIISRIEAKGYTLAELKKVNASRELLEQHYEEHVGKPFYEPLVEFMLSGPVVAAIFEGHRVIEGFRLLAGTTDPTTAAPGTIRGDFGRDWGLAVQQNLVHGSDSVESAKREISIWF; via the coding sequence GTGAGCATTGAGCGCACCCTAGTTTTGATCAAGCCCGACGGCGTGGCCCGTAACCTGGGCGGCACCATCATCAGCCGCATCGAGGCGAAGGGTTACACCCTGGCCGAACTCAAGAAGGTCAACGCGAGCCGCGAGCTGCTCGAACAGCACTACGAAGAGCACGTGGGCAAACCCTTCTACGAGCCGCTGGTCGAGTTTATGCTCAGCGGACCGGTTGTTGCTGCGATCTTCGAGGGCCACCGCGTTATTGAGGGCTTCCGCCTGCTCGCCGGAACCACGGATCCCACCACGGCGGCACCCGGAACCATCCGTGGTGACTTCGGCCGCGACTGGGGCCTGGCAGTTCAGCAGAACCTCGTCCACGGCTCGGACTCTGTTGAGTCTGCCAAGCGCGAGATCAGCATCTGGTTCTAA
- a CDS encoding DUF4233 domain-containing protein — MAKLTRAQREWRPGMPKKRRSTKVMFASTVLLLESFVAFFATLAVFGLRRDDFPPALILSVGIGLSVVLILACAVLSRPWGVALGWILQLVLILTGFVEPMMFLVGALFALAWWYGIRTGIRIDSEAARREREQAEWDAAHPDGQR; from the coding sequence ATGGCCAAGCTGACCAGAGCCCAGCGTGAATGGCGCCCGGGCATGCCCAAAAAACGCCGTTCCACCAAGGTGATGTTTGCCTCCACCGTGCTTCTGCTGGAGTCCTTCGTGGCGTTCTTCGCAACACTGGCGGTGTTCGGACTCCGGCGGGACGACTTCCCTCCTGCGCTTATCCTTTCGGTGGGTATCGGGCTGAGCGTGGTGCTGATTCTCGCCTGCGCTGTGCTGTCCAGGCCATGGGGTGTGGCGCTCGGATGGATCCTCCAACTGGTGTTGATCCTCACGGGCTTCGTTGAACCCATGATGTTCCTGGTGGGCGCACTCTTTGCCCTGGCCTGGTGGTACGGCATCCGCACCGGCATCAGAATCGATTCCGAAGCCGCAAGGCGTGAGCGCGAACAGGCCGAATGGGATGCCGCGCACCCGGACGGCCAGCGTTAG